In Opitutus sp. ER46, the following are encoded in one genomic region:
- a CDS encoding YebC/PmpR family DNA-binding transcriptional regulator — protein MGRQWLHAKRAIVNLKKGQVVGKLVKELTVAAKLGGPDIEANARLFAAVEKAKKASVTRDVIERAIKKGAGVGDDKLMLEHVTYEGYAPHKVAVIVEVMTDNHNRTAGEIRLLFKRGQLGGAGSNKFLFDHVGIVEAHKADAQADIEAAAIEAGANDFERLTSEQNDDIPEGSTGARFLTDRTAVHAASTWLKQNGWSIVTAELGYVAKMYPNLDDAQRADVGDFLQALEDHDDVQRVWAAVK, from the coding sequence ATGGGACGTCAATGGCTTCACGCGAAACGTGCGATCGTCAACCTGAAGAAAGGTCAGGTTGTCGGGAAACTCGTCAAGGAACTCACCGTAGCCGCAAAGCTTGGTGGTCCGGACATCGAAGCGAACGCGCGGCTGTTTGCCGCCGTTGAAAAGGCCAAGAAGGCCAGCGTGACGCGAGACGTCATCGAACGCGCCATCAAGAAGGGCGCGGGCGTCGGCGATGACAAGCTCATGCTCGAGCATGTCACGTACGAAGGCTACGCGCCGCACAAGGTGGCCGTGATCGTCGAGGTGATGACCGACAATCACAACCGCACCGCCGGCGAGATCCGCCTGCTCTTCAAGCGCGGCCAGCTCGGCGGGGCCGGCAGCAACAAGTTCCTTTTCGACCACGTCGGCATCGTCGAGGCGCACAAGGCCGATGCGCAGGCGGATATCGAGGCGGCGGCGATCGAGGCCGGGGCCAACGATTTTGAACGGCTCACCTCCGAGCAGAACGACGACATTCCCGAGGGCAGCACCGGCGCCCGCTTCCTCACCGACCGCACCGCGGTGCACGCCGCCTCCACCTGGCTGAAGCAGAATGGCTGGAGCATCGTCACGGCCGAGCTCGGCTACGTCGCCAAGATGTATCCGAATCTCGATGACGCCCAGCGCGCCGACGTGGGTGATTTTCTGCAGGCCCTCGAGGATCACGACGACGTCCAGCGCGTCTGGGCGGCGGTCAAGTAA
- a CDS encoding DNA polymerase IV, with the protein MPLPTIVHLDADAFFVSCELALKPELRGRKCAVGGRERGIISSASYEARACGVYTPMPTRRALQVCPDLVLLPHTAGLYSRVSRQMFDRCEEITPLVQRNSIDEGYLDVAPCGFTSSAQVEEAMRGLQRRLWEELQIPVSFGLATNKLVAQIASKLRKPRGFVVVPPGTEGEFLWPLGVGKLPGIGQKTEVTLAERHGIRLVRDILERSETELRVIFGQSWPEVVAMARGRDDRAVEVDDEDAKSYSQQETFARDVAEVAFIEQVAKGMIDELMAKVRQDHKRVRTMTLKVRYPDFSQESHGRTLPAATDLEAHFYPLVMPLLQAAWRKRRPLRLISVRFSGVEDGGGQLEMFADQDEKRRRLAGVLDRLNIKGGSPVVRHGHQLRKPS; encoded by the coding sequence TTGCCGCTACCGACCATCGTCCACCTCGACGCGGATGCGTTCTTCGTGTCCTGCGAATTGGCGCTGAAGCCCGAGCTTCGGGGGCGGAAGTGTGCCGTCGGCGGTCGGGAGCGGGGGATCATCTCGTCGGCGAGTTACGAGGCCCGGGCCTGTGGCGTGTACACTCCGATGCCGACCCGCCGGGCGTTGCAGGTGTGCCCCGACCTGGTGCTCCTGCCCCATACCGCCGGGCTCTATTCCCGGGTGTCGCGGCAGATGTTTGACCGCTGCGAGGAGATTACCCCGTTGGTGCAGCGCAATTCCATCGATGAGGGCTACCTCGATGTCGCGCCCTGTGGCTTCACGTCCTCGGCGCAGGTGGAGGAGGCGATGCGGGGCCTGCAGCGACGGCTTTGGGAGGAGCTCCAGATCCCGGTGTCCTTCGGCCTGGCAACGAACAAGCTGGTGGCCCAGATCGCGTCGAAGTTGCGCAAGCCCCGGGGGTTCGTGGTGGTGCCGCCAGGCACGGAGGGGGAGTTCCTTTGGCCGCTCGGGGTGGGTAAGTTGCCGGGAATCGGTCAGAAGACCGAGGTCACCCTGGCAGAGCGCCATGGGATCCGGCTGGTGCGGGACATCCTGGAGCGGTCGGAAACGGAGCTGCGGGTCATTTTTGGCCAGAGCTGGCCCGAGGTCGTCGCCATGGCGCGGGGCAGGGATGACCGCGCCGTCGAGGTCGATGACGAGGACGCCAAGAGTTACTCGCAGCAGGAGACGTTTGCGCGCGATGTGGCTGAGGTCGCGTTTATTGAACAGGTGGCCAAGGGCATGATCGACGAGTTGATGGCCAAGGTGCGACAGGATCATAAGCGGGTGCGGACGATGACCCTCAAGGTGCGGTATCCCGACTTTTCACAGGAGTCGCACGGGCGGACCCTGCCGGCGGCGACCGACCTTGAGGCACACTTCTATCCCCTGGTCATGCCGCTGCTGCAGGCGGCATGGCGGAAGCGGCGTCCGCTGCGCCTGATCAGCGTGCGGTTTTCCGGGGTGGAGGATGGCGGCGGGCAACTGGAGATGTTCGCGGATCAGGACGAAAAGCGCCGCCGGTTGGCGGGGGTGCTCGATCGCCTCAACATCAAGGGAGGCTCCCCGGTGGTCCGGCATGGCCACCAACTGCGGAAACCGTCGTGA